GACGACTTTGAACTTTTTGACTGACAACCAGTTACACCGATCATAGCCATCACTGATACTGCAATAACAAGCCACCTTCGCAACTTGATCCCTCCCCAACATGATGACGAATAACCGCATCATTAAATTAATTCAAACATAAGCCGTTCGAGACGTCAAACATTTCACCAGTTATTTGATCCCTTTAACCAAATAAGCCAAGCGTCATTGTTTCGTTATTTTTGTGTGTATTATCTCACAAAAATTGCCTTGCTAAACAAGGGAATATTCATTATATTTGTTAATCCGAATAAATATCCTTATGTTATAATTATTTTGTTAAATTATGACTAAGGAAGTGCCGAGATGCAAAAGCGCCGCCACTCACAAAAGCGTGCTTCAGTCCTTTTACTTATCACCTTGTTGTTGTCAGTTCTGGTTGCCTTAATCCCACCGCTCATAAGCAAGCCGATCAGTGTCGGTGCTGGCCAGAATATCGCGGTCACCGGTTTTGGTAGTCAAGATGCTACGATTACTGACACCACTGGGAAAGATTTCACCCACGCACCCAATCTTTCGATGTATAGCGTGTACACATTAACCTATCACTGGCGAATTCCTGACGAAGTGGTCGTCAAAGCCGGTGATACCGCGACAGTTTCCCTGCCAGCAACGGTTGTATCGCGAGCCGATGTGGACTTTGCAGTGGTTGATCCCACAACTGGCGCCACGATTGGCCATTTCTTTTCCAAAGCAGGTAGTTCAACCGGTATTTTGACCTTCACGGACTTCTTCAGCCATTCAACAGTCGGCCGCCAAGGTGAGCTTCAATTCATGGTAAGTGGCCGCTATGATGATAGTGGTCATCAACGTCCAGGATGGTATATCTACAAAGCCGGGTGGGTTGTCAATCCGCCAACAGGTGCAACTCCAGAAGAAAAAGCGCAGTATGTTGATGACCTTGGTCGACCCAAAATTTTCCAGTGGGAGATTACGATTAATCCAAATATGGAGCATGTCGACAATGTGGTGCTCACTGATACACTTGGTCCCGGGCAGCATTTTGATACAAGTCGTGGGCTGGTCGTCCACACTGGTACTTACGATGACAACTGGTTCCATGCTACCGGTACCATCACCCCAAGCTATCAAGTGAATGGTAACCAAGTCAAAATATCGCTGGGAACGATCACAACCGCCATCCAAATTGATTTGTGGACTAATCCCACCTCTGCAAGTTTCGAAACCACAGATTCTTGGACGAATTCAGTCGTTGCTTCAGGCAAGCAAGGCGGTAGCGGTGCTCCAGCGCAAGCAAACGGCACAATCACTTGGCGTAACGGCGGTAGTGGCACCGGCCAAGTTGGACAGGTCACGCTAATTAAACAAGACCAAAAAACACATCAGCAGGCTCTCGCCGGCGCTGTTTTCTCACTCTATCGTGCCGATGGAACCTTGGTGCACGACGACCTCATCACTGATACGAAGGGCAAGTTAACCTTTACCCAACTCTTAGTCGGCCAATACTATTTTGTCGAAACAAAGGCGCCTAAAGGATACAAGCTGAATGCGACTCACTTGCCGTTTACCATTACCCTTGATAAACCGCAAGTGACGGTCAAGGCCTATGACGAGAACCTGACGCCGCCACCGGTAACGCCGTCGACGCCATCTTCTGAATCTTCCAGTTCAATGACACCACCGTCGAAGCCATCATCAGCTTCCAGTTCCAAACCGTCTGTACCTTCTAGCTCGGTGACACCGCCGTCTAAACCATCAACACCTTCTAGTTCAGTGACACCGCCGTCTAAACCATCAACACCTTCTAGCTCGGTGACACCGCCGTCTAAACCATCAACACCTTCTAGCTCGGTGACACCGCCGTCTAAACCGTCGTCACCTTCTAGCT
This genomic window from Lacticaseibacillus paracasei subsp. paracasei contains:
- a CDS encoding SpaA isopeptide-forming pilin-related protein, coding for MQKRRHSQKRASVLLLITLLLSVLVALIPPLISKPISVGAGQNIAVTGFGSQDATITDTTGKDFTHAPNLSMYSVYTLTYHWRIPDEVVVKAGDTATVSLPATVVSRADVDFAVVDPTTGATIGHFFSKAGSSTGILTFTDFFSHSTVGRQGELQFMVSGRYDDSGHQRPGWYIYKAGWVVNPPTGATPEEKAQYVDDLGRPKIFQWEITINPNMEHVDNVVLTDTLGPGQHFDTSRGLVVHTGTYDDNWFHATGTITPSYQVNGNQVKISLGTITTAIQIDLWTNPTSASFETTDSWTNSVVASGKQGGSGAPAQANGTITWRNGGSGTGQVGQVTLIKQDQKTHQQALAGAVFSLYRADGTLVHDDLITDTKGKLTFTQLLVGQYYFVETKAPKGYKLNATHLPFTITLDKPQVTVKAYDENLTPPPVTPSTPSSESSSSMTPPSKPSSASSSKPSVPSSSVTPPSKPSTPSSSVTPPSKPSTPSSSVTPPSKPSTPSSSVTPPSKPSSPSSSVTPPSKPSSSSSEPSKPAASSTPSHQESSSSISSSDVIPSFSSESDSSASVEVITPSHNNTHHLPDTGERVLGWLAIAIGSLLSITGILLLIKDYQ